The Afipia massiliensis genome has a segment encoding these proteins:
- a CDS encoding DUF1223 domain-containing protein gives MSDLPESKTTTAGAFASRLSRTLGICAIVTVITPACADDPRAVVELFTSQGCSSCPPADKVLGELAQDKSVIALSLPIDYWDYLGWKDTLADSRFSARQKAYSHMRGNRGVYTPQAVVNGTTDVLGSDRIAIENAAKGTQKNDGVMSVPITMTTSGSQINVSVAEAGGRSGEIWICAVSKQVPITISRGENRGQQITYHNVVRNVLKVGDWNGKAGSWTVPLENITRDGVDAAAVFIQDGNRDKPGPMLGAAFTSLN, from the coding sequence ATGTCTGATTTGCCAGAATCGAAAACGACAACAGCGGGCGCGTTCGCGTCGCGCCTGTCGCGTACGCTCGGCATCTGCGCGATCGTCACCGTGATCACGCCGGCATGTGCCGATGATCCGCGCGCGGTGGTCGAGCTGTTCACGTCGCAGGGCTGTTCATCGTGCCCGCCGGCGGACAAGGTTCTGGGCGAACTCGCGCAGGACAAATCCGTCATCGCACTCAGCCTGCCGATCGATTACTGGGATTATCTCGGCTGGAAGGACACGCTGGCGGATTCGCGCTTCAGCGCGCGACAGAAGGCCTATTCGCATATGCGCGGCAACCGCGGCGTCTACACACCGCAAGCCGTCGTCAACGGCACGACCGATGTTCTCGGCAGCGACCGCATCGCGATCGAGAATGCGGCGAAGGGCACCCAGAAGAACGACGGCGTGATGTCGGTGCCGATTACGATGACGACATCAGGCAGCCAGATCAATGTGTCGGTGGCGGAAGCTGGCGGCAGGAGCGGTGAAATCTGGATCTGCGCGGTGTCGAAGCAGGTTCCGATCACCATCTCGCGCGGCGAGAATCGCGGGCAGCAGATCACGTATCACAACGTGGTGCGCAACGTGCTGAAGGTCGGCGACTGGAATGGCAAGGCCGGCAGTTGGACCGTGCCGCTTGAAAACATCACGCGCGACGGCGTTGATGCGGCGGCGGTCTTCATTCAGGACGGCAATCGCGACAAGCCCGGCCCGATGCTGGGCGCAGCCTTTACCTCGCTGAACTGA
- a CDS encoding DUF2794 domain-containing protein: MNSVSGDIDPSESRGLERSTTPLPPQSVTFNRIELNRILNLYGRMVSDGEWRDYAIDFLKDRAVFSIFRRASEVPIYRIEKDPRLARKQGAYSVIAASGQILRRGHDLERVLLVIDRKLALV; encoded by the coding sequence ATGAATTCAGTGTCGGGCGATATCGATCCAAGCGAGAGCCGGGGGCTGGAGCGCAGCACGACGCCACTCCCGCCCCAGAGCGTTACCTTCAACCGCATCGAGCTCAATCGCATTCTCAATCTGTATGGGCGCATGGTCTCCGACGGCGAGTGGCGCGACTACGCCATCGACTTTCTGAAAGATCGTGCGGTGTTTTCGATCTTCCGCCGTGCGTCTGAAGTCCCGATCTACCGGATCGAAAAAGATCCGCGTCTCGCCCGCAAGCAGGGCGCCTACAGCGTGATTGCCGCCAGCGGACAGATTCTACGCCGCGGCCATGATCTTGAGCGCGTGTTGCTGGTGATCGACCGCAAGCTGGCGCTGGTCTAG
- a CDS encoding GNAT family N-acetyltransferase, giving the protein MPDLMIRSAMPADIPAITDIYAEAVNHGTATFELTPPDLAEMTRRFNELARGGFPYLVATIDSSIKGYAYAGLYRARPAYRFTVENSVYLAPASHRRGIGLALLTELIAQCEARGYRQMIAVIGDSANAASVGVHARAGFEMIGTHAAVGFKFGRWLDTVMMQRALGEGGTTLPNS; this is encoded by the coding sequence ATGCCAGACCTCATGATCCGCTCCGCGATGCCCGCGGATATTCCCGCTATCACCGATATCTACGCCGAGGCCGTCAACCACGGCACCGCAACCTTCGAGCTGACCCCGCCCGACCTCGCCGAGATGACGCGGCGGTTCAACGAACTGGCCCGCGGCGGCTTTCCCTATCTCGTGGCAACCATCGACAGCAGCATCAAAGGCTACGCCTATGCGGGGCTCTACCGCGCGCGCCCGGCCTACCGGTTCACCGTGGAGAACTCGGTGTATCTGGCGCCCGCCAGCCACCGGCGCGGCATCGGACTGGCGCTGCTGACCGAATTGATCGCCCAGTGCGAGGCGCGCGGCTACCGCCAGATGATCGCGGTGATCGGCGACTCCGCCAATGCCGCCTCGGTCGGCGTCCATGCCCGGGCCGGATTCGAGATGATCGGCACGCATGCTGCCGTCGGATTCAAGTTCGGCCGCTGGCTCGACACGGTCATGATGCAGCGCGCGCTCGGCGAGGGCGGCACGACGCTTCCCAATAGTTGA
- a CDS encoding Bax inhibitor-1/YccA family protein, whose translation MSDLDRNYTSPFGRAAGRVDAATVDAGLRSYMLKVYNYMAIGLAITGLAALGVYMGAVTPDASAAAGRIGKQYLTSFGVAMFVSPLKWVFILAPLVMVFAISFGINRLKPATAQLLFWVFAALMGISLSSIFLVYTHTSIVRVFFITAASFGALSLYGYTTKRDLTGMGSFLMMGLFGIILASVVNLFLASSMLQFIVSVIGVLVFAGLTAWDTQRLKNDYIYGYAAQGGDVAEKAAITGALSLYLNFINLFTLLLQLLGQRD comes from the coding sequence ATGTCGGACTTGGACCGCAACTATACGTCACCTTTCGGCCGGGCCGCCGGGCGCGTTGACGCCGCGACCGTCGATGCCGGTCTGCGCTCGTACATGCTCAAGGTCTACAACTACATGGCGATCGGCCTGGCCATCACTGGTCTGGCCGCCCTCGGCGTGTACATGGGCGCCGTAACGCCTGATGCCTCCGCCGCAGCCGGCCGGATCGGCAAGCAGTATCTCACGTCGTTCGGCGTCGCGATGTTCGTGAGCCCGCTGAAGTGGGTCTTCATCCTCGCGCCGCTGGTGATGGTGTTCGCCATCTCGTTCGGCATCAATCGCCTGAAGCCGGCGACCGCCCAGTTGCTGTTCTGGGTGTTCGCGGCGCTGATGGGCATCTCGCTGTCGTCGATCTTCCTGGTGTACACGCACACCTCGATCGTGCGGGTGTTCTTCATCACGGCTGCCTCGTTCGGTGCGCTGAGCCTGTACGGCTACACCACCAAGCGTGACCTGACCGGGATGGGATCGTTCCTGATGATGGGCCTGTTCGGCATCATTCTCGCGAGCGTGGTGAACCTGTTCCTCGCGAGCTCGATGCTGCAGTTCATCGTCTCGGTGATCGGCGTGCTCGTGTTCGCCGGCCTCACCGCCTGGGACACCCAGCGCCTGAAGAACGATTACATCTACGGCTACGCCGCTCAGGGTGGAGACGTGGCAGAGAAGGCCGCTATCACCGGCGCGCTCTCGCTCTACCTGAACTTCATCAACCTGTTCACGCTGCTGCTGCAGCTGCTCGGACAGCGAGACTAG